The proteins below come from a single Tachysurus fulvidraco isolate hzauxx_2018 chromosome 26, HZAU_PFXX_2.0, whole genome shotgun sequence genomic window:
- the ankra2 gene encoding ankyrin repeat family A protein 2 codes for MASEEMEGMCPLPEMTTIKVEPAVNIGTAEDASSQNVAMGPKFILPNRFDMNVCSRFVKSLNEEESKNIQDQVNSDLEVASVLFKAECNIQTSPSPGIQVRHVYTPSTTKHFSPIKQSTTLTNKHRGNEVSSTPLLVHSLSIHQLAAQGEMIYLASRIEQEAAINLQDEEGFTPLMWAAAHGQIAVVEFLLQSGADPHILAKGRESALSLACSKGYTDIVRMLIDCGVNVNEYDWNGGAPILYAVHGNHVRCVELLLENGADPTMESDSGFNAMDMAVAMGHRHVQQVMEAHLLKLLQGIKE; via the exons ATGGCATCAGAAGAAATGGAGGGCATGTGCCCTCTGCCGGAGATGACGACCATCAAAGTGGAGCCTGCTGTCAATATTGGCACTGCGGAGGATGCCAGCTCCCAGAATGTGGCCATGGGCCCCAAATTTATCTTGCCAAACCGCTTTGACATGAACGTGTGCTCACGATTTGTGAAGTCTCTGAATGAGGAAGAGAGTAAGAACATCCAAGACCAGGTGAACTCTGACCTAGAGGTAGCGTCAGTGTTGTTTAAAG CGGAATGCAACATTCAGACCTCACCGTCTCCTGGGATCCAGGTTAGACACGTATACACACCTTCCACCACCAAGCACTTCTCACCGATCAAGCAGTCGACCACACTTACCAATAAGCACCGTGGCAACGAGGTCTCGTCCACTCCGCTGCTTGTTCACT CTCTGTCCATTCACCAGCTTGCAGCACAAGGAGAAATGATCTACTTAGCCAGCCGAATAGAACAAG AGGCAGCAATAAACCTGCAGGATGAAGAGGGCTTCACACCACTAATGTGGGCTGCAGCTCATGGTCAGATCGCTGTGGTGGAGTTTCTGCTCCAGAGT ggtgcAGACCCCCACATTTTGGCTAAAGGAAGAGAAAGTGCATTATCATTGGCCTGCAGTAAAGGGTACACAGATATCGTCAGAATGCTCATTGACTGTGGTGTGAATGTTAATGAATATGATTGG AATGGAGGAGCTCCTATACTGTATGCGGTGCACGGGAACCATGTCCGCTGTGTGGAGCTTCTTTTGG AGAACGGAGCTGACCCAACCATGGAGTCTGACTCGGGCTTCAATGCTATGGACATGGCAGTAGCAATGGGCCACAGACATG